Below is a window of Candidatus Saganbacteria bacterium DNA.
TAATGTAGATCGAGTTGGTTTCCGGTTCAATTTTTACTATTTTGAGATTCTTTACGGTCACATATTCTCCCCCGAGGCGGCCCGCCATCCTTTTTCCTTTATATACTCTGCCCGGCGTCGTGCCGGCGCCTATCGATCCGGGTATCCTGTGGGACTTCGAACCGTGGGACATCGGGCTCCTTCTGAAATGATGCCTTTTTACCGTGCCCGCAAAACCCTTACCTATCGAAGTCCCTCTGACCGACACAAGCTCGCCTTCACTAAAGATATCCGCTTTTATCTGCTGCCCTGCCTTTAATCCGTCTTTTTTGTCGGCTTTGAATTCGTGAAAATGT
It encodes the following:
- the rplC gene encoding 50S ribosomal protein L3, with protein sequence MMNGMLGKKIGMTQIFDKTGLVVPVTVVEAGPCYVVSINEDTSAVKVGFEKIKKATKPVLGQLKKAGIEESLKHFHEFKADKKDGLKAGQQIKADIFSEGELVSVRGTSIGKGFAGTVKRHHFRRSPMSHGSKSHRIPGSIGAGTTPGRVYKGKRMAGRLGGEYVTVKNLKIVKIEPETNSIYIKGAVPGVEGGLLLIRKVS